A genomic window from Aurantimicrobium photophilum includes:
- a CDS encoding ECF transporter S component, translating to MIERLNVKNGFVLLATVLAASAFAWPLFATALPQQAQAAVPVVVFALVPALIVVISLLLDGAVSSSKTLALLGLLAAVGAAVRIASTGVGGFEAVFIILILGGRAYGARFGFLLGMLTIALSSILWGGFGPWTAFQMFAAGWVGAGAGLIPGRITCVADKAARRREITWLIAYGVIASYLFGALMNLWFWPFGVGPETSISYLPAGSLPDNLSRFGVYTLVTSTLTWDTVRALTTGIGLALIGVPALKALRRAKL from the coding sequence ATGATTGAACGCCTCAATGTCAAGAATGGTTTTGTCCTCCTTGCCACAGTCCTTGCGGCGAGTGCATTTGCGTGGCCTCTCTTTGCCACGGCTCTTCCCCAACAGGCTCAGGCAGCTGTTCCCGTTGTGGTGTTTGCGCTCGTTCCTGCATTGATCGTGGTTATTTCGTTGCTCCTCGACGGAGCGGTCTCAAGTTCAAAGACGTTGGCACTTCTTGGACTGCTTGCCGCCGTGGGAGCGGCTGTTCGCATTGCAAGCACCGGAGTCGGCGGTTTCGAAGCTGTCTTCATCATTCTGATTCTGGGCGGACGTGCTTATGGTGCCCGGTTCGGTTTCCTGCTCGGAATGCTCACCATCGCGCTGTCTTCTATATTGTGGGGCGGTTTTGGCCCCTGGACTGCGTTCCAGATGTTTGCAGCGGGTTGGGTTGGCGCCGGAGCTGGCTTGATTCCAGGGCGCATCACATGTGTTGCTGACAAGGCAGCTCGACGCAGAGAGATTACGTGGCTCATTGCTTACGGTGTTATTGCGTCATATCTCTTCGGGGCACTGATGAACCTCTGGTTCTGGCCCTTTGGCGTTGGACCAGAAACGTCTATTAGTTATCTTCCCGCCGGGTCACTACCCGATAACCTCAGTCGCTTCGGGGTTTATACCCTGGTGACATCCACTCTCACCTGGGACACTGTGCGGGCCCTGACCACAGGAATTGGCCTTGCACTCATTGGTGTTCCTGCGCTGAAAGCACTGCGTCGGGCAAAGCTCTAG
- a CDS encoding ATP-binding cassette domain-containing protein → MISHSRGRWAPFWVSLTFAAVFILLRIVYRLVFGSFSWQAIGQAASLAVPFALVIVVCGFLSALVDVRKLLPAMSALRYGRSIGTALAIALSSYPTLIHQVKLLGTARTLRGVRSRSAFLVPLLEHTIERAVALAAAMDLRGFGAGKPASVNDSASIELDHFTLRYGNKTVLTDVTLTIPAGEITVLTGQTGSGKTAVLESIAGLSQHFHNGQNTGTLTVGVIDRNLTPPRLTAGLIGYVGQDVRLSFAAATAREELEFGLRVSGHTTAEASNRAEELIAQFSLEAYADQPIEILSAGEATRVAIAAALALHPRILLLDEPLADLDRDARAELVALLAELQKLEQLTIVMAEHHTSELERLTPQWLSVSSGEVCSGQWGSDVDTLPARSLPVVGSDEIFQVSNFSVVQGSRELVQDVSLSLHVGEMLAITGANGVGKSSLLHALAATAPSQNIFRLVPENVRSLFITETLEEELSRADSLADHKHSGLAAMTFWSILATEESPELLSVHPRDLSAGTQVALAIALQLAWKPQVVLIDEPTRGLDALARTAMAEVLRCVAETGTAVLFASHDEAFVADQGCRVLAIREGALVPDEVTA, encoded by the coding sequence ATGATCTCTCACAGCCGCGGACGTTGGGCTCCCTTCTGGGTGAGCCTGACGTTTGCTGCTGTTTTCATCCTGTTGCGCATTGTCTACCGGCTGGTCTTCGGAAGTTTCAGCTGGCAGGCCATTGGACAAGCAGCAAGTCTTGCTGTTCCTTTTGCCCTCGTCATCGTGGTCTGTGGTTTCCTTAGCGCGCTGGTGGATGTGCGGAAGCTACTGCCTGCGATGTCAGCGCTGCGTTATGGCCGCTCCATCGGAACAGCACTCGCTATTGCACTGTCCAGCTACCCCACCCTGATTCATCAGGTCAAACTGCTGGGCACAGCTCGCACACTCCGTGGTGTTCGATCTCGTTCAGCTTTCCTTGTTCCACTTCTGGAGCACACCATTGAGCGAGCTGTTGCTCTGGCAGCCGCCATGGATCTGCGTGGCTTTGGGGCAGGCAAGCCAGCGTCAGTGAATGATTCGGCTTCGATCGAACTAGATCACTTCACACTTCGTTACGGCAACAAGACCGTCCTGACTGACGTCACCCTCACCATCCCTGCAGGTGAGATCACTGTTCTCACCGGACAGACCGGGTCGGGCAAGACTGCAGTTCTCGAGAGCATTGCTGGCCTCAGCCAGCACTTCCACAACGGTCAGAACACAGGAACACTCACCGTGGGTGTGATTGATCGCAACCTCACTCCTCCTCGCCTCACCGCAGGGTTGATTGGGTATGTTGGCCAAGACGTTCGTCTCAGTTTTGCCGCCGCTACTGCTCGTGAGGAGCTGGAGTTCGGCCTACGCGTCAGTGGCCACACCACAGCTGAAGCCTCTAATCGTGCTGAGGAGCTTATCGCTCAGTTCTCTCTGGAGGCCTACGCTGACCAGCCCATTGAAATACTTTCTGCGGGAGAGGCAACCCGCGTTGCCATCGCTGCAGCACTGGCATTGCACCCCCGCATCCTTCTTCTGGATGAACCTCTTGCTGATCTAGACCGGGACGCTCGAGCTGAGTTAGTTGCTCTTCTCGCCGAGCTCCAGAAGTTAGAACAACTCACCATCGTGATGGCAGAGCACCACACCTCCGAACTCGAACGCCTCACACCACAGTGGCTTTCGGTGAGTTCTGGCGAGGTGTGTTCAGGCCAATGGGGTTCGGATGTGGACACGCTGCCTGCCCGTTCTCTTCCTGTCGTGGGATCAGATGAAATCTTCCAGGTGAGCAACTTTTCCGTGGTCCAGGGCAGCCGTGAACTTGTTCAAGATGTTTCGCTCTCACTCCATGTTGGTGAGATGCTCGCCATCACCGGTGCCAACGGAGTAGGGAAGTCGAGCCTGCTCCATGCCTTGGCTGCTACAGCTCCCTCGCAGAACATCTTCCGTCTTGTTCCCGAGAACGTGCGCTCCCTCTTCATTACAGAGACCCTCGAAGAGGAGCTCTCTCGAGCTGATTCACTTGCTGACCACAAACACAGCGGACTCGCTGCGATGACCTTCTGGTCTATCCTGGCGACCGAAGAATCTCCTGAGTTACTCAGCGTTCATCCCCGTGATTTGTCTGCAGGAACCCAAGTGGCACTGGCTATTGCACTTCAACTGGCGTGGAAGCCTCAGGTTGTCCTCATCGATGAGCCCACCCGCGGCTTGGACGCCCTCGCACGCACAGCAATGGCTGAAGTTTTGCGCTGTGTTGCCGAAACAGGAACGGCTGTCCTTTTTGCTTCCCACGATGAGGCTTTTGTTGCAGACCAGGGTTGCCGTGTTCTTGCGATTCGTGAGGGTGCACTCGTTCCAGACGAGGTGACCGCATGA
- a CDS encoding TetR/AcrR family transcriptional regulator produces the protein MVSPIADTRREAILSASLQLLDASGVEGISMASIAQATGLSRPAIYQYFSSRENILGELLINDMADLSNEIDRIVSAEQEPMEQVRLWIHYSLAHMASKEHRVVREISVKNLREEQRGELMAMHGYFLTSLISPLKELGIEDPSSQVSLIFAAITSAAERIDSGKPFISEAAALEKFVIAGVDAAL, from the coding sequence ATGGTTTCCCCGATTGCAGATACTCGCAGAGAAGCAATCTTGTCGGCTTCTCTCCAGTTGCTCGATGCCTCAGGCGTCGAGGGAATTTCCATGGCGAGTATCGCCCAGGCGACTGGATTGTCACGCCCCGCGATTTATCAATACTTCTCTTCCCGAGAAAACATTCTTGGTGAACTACTCATCAACGACATGGCAGATCTCAGCAATGAGATTGACCGTATTGTCTCTGCCGAACAAGAACCGATGGAACAAGTGCGTCTGTGGATTCACTACTCCCTGGCACACATGGCAAGCAAAGAACACCGTGTGGTGAGGGAGATTTCCGTAAAGAATCTTCGTGAAGAACAACGCGGCGAACTGATGGCAATGCACGGCTACTTTCTGACTAGCCTGATTTCGCCGCTTAAAGAGTTGGGTATCGAGGATCCTTCTTCTCAAGTCAGCCTGATTTTTGCTGCAATTACCTCAGCTGCAGAGCGAATCGATTCGGGTAAGCCTTTCATTTCTGAAGCAGCGGCTTTAGAAAAATTTGTAATTGCTGGAGTAGATGCCGCCCTCTAG